A stretch of DNA from Peromyscus maniculatus bairdii isolate BWxNUB_F1_BW_parent chromosome 7, HU_Pman_BW_mat_3.1, whole genome shotgun sequence:
TTAGGCACGCTGGCTGTAATGAAGGGACAGCCAGGGGATCGAGCAACTCCTTCTTGCAATCTTGCTCTTTCTACGCTTTAGTTCTTAGCTTCCCCCCTGTCCCTTCAGACCCCAAGAGGCCTGGGAAAGCTGGAGCCAGACTGCCTTACCTTGCTGAGGTCCCCCAGGGCCATGACCTTGGCTACTGGCCGCCTGCTCAGCTGCTCTTTCACCCAAAGCTCAATCTGCTTGTTCCACTTCATGGTGAACACGTAGAGGGCgtaggccagcagcagcagcaggctctCCCACCAGGCGATCAGACTAtccaggaagaagagaatgagcATGGACAAGTCAAGGATGTAGAAGGAGACATCGCGGAACAAGGGCCACCAGGTGAGATTGAGGATCTCCCGGGAGAAAAGGGCGCAGGTGCCAATGACAAAAAGGATGTTGAACACAGCCGAGCCCACAATGGTGCCAATACCCACATTGCTGTGAGAGATAAAGACACCAATGAGAGAGGTGAACAGCTCAGGGGCTGAGCCTCCTGCGGCCATGAATGTGGCTCCCGCCACATCCTCAGAGATCTGCAGCTTGTCTGTGATCACTCCCAGGGCTGGGACGAAGTACTCATCACACACAATGGCCAGGGCCACAAACACGTACATCATGCCGAAGATGTGCAGGGCCACCCAGCCCTGCCGCCGATCCTCCACACTGAACAGGTCTGGGGGGTACTCTGCCTTGTGGTGGATGTTTGGCCAACCAGGTGGTAAAGCTGAGGGACTGGAGCTGGGGGCCTCTGGGAACAGGATGTCCGTCATGCTTGGAGATGAGGTCATGGGTACCGCTGGGGCTGGCTCCACAACCACACAGCCGTGGACCTGTGTGGTCAGGAGTGCCTTGCCTTTGGGAGTTACTAGGGCACTGGGGGCCGTGGGAGGTCTCTTTGCCAGCTCCCTGTTGGTGGCTGAGGTAATTCTAATGGTTGGGACACTGGTTCTGGACAAGGGGTTGCTGATTCTCCAGGCGACAGTGGCAGCTTGGATGGTTGCTGGGGTATGGCCCATCCTGGTGttcactgtctcttcctcctcagacGTGGCCGGGCTGTGCTGGGGGGCTGCTCCCTGGGGACCAGTAGAGCTGATGTGTTCCTCTCTTCTAGGACTGACCAGGGTGCTCTCTTCCACCAAACTTGGAGAAGTCAAAAGGCTTGCTTCTACTTCAGGGGTTAAGAAAGTTGGGGTGTTCGGAACCACTCTCTTGAAAGAAGCTGCGACGGTTTCTTCCGCTGTTCTCTCGGGAGGTCTGGTCTCCAACAGCCTGTAGGTTGCCATGGCTTTGCTGTCTTTCTCTGGTGTTGTGGGGGTGGTATCAGACGGTGCACCTGCTGGGGATGAGGTAtacttcctcctcttttccctgGAGTGAGTTGGGATGGagttcctcctttctcccctggGTACTGGGGTATAGCttcttattctttctctgcctgacGATGAGATGAAGTGGTACGATGCCCTGCTAGGTGTAGAGGGGGTGTTTTCCGTTTCTCTTTCTGGGCCAGCCGCTATAGGGCTGTAGTTATTCTTGGGTGACGTTGGGGTGATTTTGGCTGTtctgggtgggctgggggtgtcCTCCATTGTTATGCTAGGTGTTGCTTCATCCCTGATCACTGTGTTTGGGGGTGCCAGCATCTCACCATCCACTTCAGAACTAGCCTCTGGAGGGTCACTGCCCACCGCTATCATCTCATCACTGGGGAGGTCCCTGCTGGCCAATTTAATAGGCTGCTGGGGAGAAACTTTTGTCCACATTGAGGGGGAGTTCTGGGGTCTCCTCAGGTGCTGATAGGTGGAACCGATGATCAACATtcccaggaggaagaagaggcgaCTCCAGTGAAGCCTCTTTGGTCGTCGGGATAGCCGCCTCTCCTGTGTCCCCATCCTGAGCAGTTTCCCCATGGTGGCCAGGTATGTCTGGCTACAGCTGGCCTTTCATTCTGTCCAGGGAGAAGCAGAGGCTGCTCTGGGATTCATGTTGGTAATCAGGAAAGATTCCTCCATGAAACCCAGCCGGGGGTATCCACAAACCTAGAGAGGAAGAGAAGTTATTTGCCTTCTTCTGGGATCTAGAACTCTCTAGAAAAGTATCCCAGGGACACAAAGTATCACCCAGAGAGCCTTGTGGTGGAAGAACTTGTTCTGCAGGAGCTAAGcacccttgccctccattccAGGGTGCAATGCCTGCTCTCGGGAGCGAGTATTCTCACTCCGTGGACATGCCAGCCGTCCAAGCTTCTGAGTGGGCTCCCTGCAAAGAGTCTCTCTGAACCCCTCAGGTCCAAGCCAAAGTTACTGGGAGCTCAGTCATCCATAATTGGGGCCCAGACCACAGATCTCAGCTTCTCCAAAGCTAGGCAGGCATGACTTTAAAGTATACATAGCAAGAGAAAGCAGTGAATGGCGTCACCTTGGACAGTAAGTTAAGTACGGCTCTGTATGCTCATGTGTGTTATTTTTTGCTGTTGGGACAGTTGGAGTTTGTTTGGGACTCTTTAAAAATGCTTATAGTGTCTCATCCAAAGAGGACAAAGTTTAAAAGTCCTGGGGCTTCTTACAGAATGGTGTGGGATGATGGAAGGAAATGAGCAATggaaccaaggcaggaactcttCACTCTGCTGCCTGCCAGCTGTGCCCTCCTGGGTAAGCAGACCTTAGTGCCTCCGCTGTGACATGGATATGTGTTGTTCATGCAAAATTGAGCTCCAGAAGGACATCTGTGGAAGGGAAGCTGAGGACCACTGACCAAAGGGAGACATAATTTCCACTGTACATTCAATGAGATTGTTCTACCATGTGTATGCTGTCAcgttttaaacataatttttgtttgttttgattttcaagacagagtttctttgtatagctctggctgtcctggaactcatgttgtagaccaggctggccttgaactcacagagatccaccttcctctgcctatcgagtgctaggattaaagacgtgcaccaccaccaccatcattggtttaaatgtaattttttgagacagggcttcatgtagcccacactggctttGACCACAATATGTAggcgaggatgaccttgaacttttcctCCCgccttcatctcccaagtgctgagattataggtctgtgccaccatgttGACTTCGTGTGATTttgggggattgaacccagagcttcgtattctaagcaagcactctaccaactgaactatatcccagcacatttaaatttaatttaatggtAAGAATATTGTCCATATAAATAATACTGCCAGTTAGGTtacaggaattctgagagaccaaaCACACGAAGTCTATGAGAAGTGTTAAACAGGATCCGGAGCTCTTGGGGTTAGCTTTATACAAGGATGCAGGAGGAAAGACCCTCAGGGAAACCTTATTTTATAAAGGGCCTTGAGACCCAGATCCAAAAAATACCTGTTAAAACTCTACCCTGTGTCCAACTGCATTATTCAACAATTACTAGAGATGCTTGGTTTTGTGAAGGATAGTAATACATTAGAAGTGGGCTGAATAGCACATAGGGTCTGTCTATTACAACCCCCCCCCATCCCCGTGAGGCACAGAGACACTGAGGGGAGAAGAGACATGATTCGTTGAACTTCACACCGCTCTGAGGGACCCAGACATGAGCCTGCCCTGAATCTCCTGGCGCTTTTGTAAACAACACGAACTGGCAGTGCCAATGTGCCAGCCTACAGTATAACAACAGAACCATCCAAGTGGTGGGAATAGTGAGCTCCCCTCTTTGTCCTGGGTTACCCTGAcctttccctgtctccctccagcACCCTGCCccttgccttgaactcagcacTTTGCAGCCAGCCCACATGCACTTCCTACAGAAAGTCTGGAGGGCCTCTCTTTCCCCTGTGCATGTGGCGGAGAGCTGAGCTGGTACACTGGCTGAACCCTCCTGCCTGGGCGCACCATTTACCTTCAGACCTCGACATCTGCGTCTTCCAAGTTCTGGAAACTTGTCAGAATCCAGGGTCTCGGAGAGTGGGTCTGAAGCTGGACCACAGGGAACACCCCATTCTCCTACCCCCAGCTCTCTAGGGTCGAGTATGAAGGGCATGTCAGGGGAAGACTATCCAATCCTGCCTAATACCAGCCTCCTCTAAGAAGCTTATGGGGCATTGTACAAGTTCTGGGTCCCAGAGCCTCAGAAGAAGCCCGAGGGGGTAGACCTTTTACCAGGGACACAGAATAGACTCTCCATGGGACCCCCACCCCAGAGTCAGTGGGGGAACTTCTGAAATGTATTACTAAGCTATGGGAATTCGAGGCCATTTAGGGCTTTCATGCTTAGGTGGGAGGAAAGACATGGATAGAAGCAGAAAGTTCTCTGAGGAAACCAAGGGAAAGTGCCTGGGGCTTAAGAGATCAGAAGACATCGGCACCAGGCTCCACTCTGGGAGTCTAACCATAATAAGTGTACACGTGGAGACAACAACACCCGCCTTGCCTACACGTAGGGAGAGTACGAAAACCAGCGTCGAAACTGAGGGACTGGAACAAAAATGCTTTGCAAACTTGAAAGCATTTTGCAAGTGGAATGTATTTTATTAAGCCAAAAGAAAATCCTCAGGGGATCATGCCGGGACATCACAAGGTACCTAAGATCTCGGCTCCCCAAGCCTCTTGTAACTCTAGCTGGCCACTTGGAGCTGATCACAGTGAGATGTGGGTAAAACAGTGGGGGTCCTGTGCCTACAGCCACGTCGTGTCGTCGCTTTGGCAAACTCTGCCTAGTGTGTGCCGACCATCTGCCCCTCCTTTCCATGTTTTCTACAAGTACATGAGTAGCTTCTGCTTTAATCTGAAATAGCAGGTAATCCCTCCCAGCCTCACCTCTGCCCCATGTCACCCTGAGTAGCCCAGAAGAGTGAAAGGTAAGCTGCTTCCTCCACCGAACCCCGCGGTGGCTTCCCTGCTGCTGGAAGAGCTAGCGATCTTGtgtcccccacagtgacactggATGCCTGCCTATGCCTGGGGAAGGAAGGTGACCTCTGACAGCCACTCTGTGTCACCTTTATGCCACCGAGAGCAGAACCAGGTtcacttttcctctcttccatgtTCCATCTGGCCCACAGAGAGGACACAATTGATGAActgatttctttttgtcttctggaaacttcttctatcttaaagtTGTACTTACAGAACACAGAACATTCCGTGGAGAAGAAAACACCCAGAAAAGAGATTCCTTTCTTTCATATCCTCACATCCTACTTGATAGAGATGACTCTAGTTCCTTCTGTCTTAGTCTCATGGAAAGGAAACACCTTTTGAAAGTCAATGAGCCGCAGGAAAGTTTGCTGTTTGCCTAGGAATGCAGTCATCATGTTCCCTAGCCCTGAGAGCTTGGACTGACTTCTCTGAGCAGAGCTGTAAGTAGAGATCCCATCTGTCGGAGGAGGATAATATGACACTACCTGATTCATAGGGTTGTCCTGTAGATTATGCAATTAATATGTAAAGCATGCTCACAGTGCCTGGCGCTGCAGTGGTTATCTACTTCTAGAGCTCAAAGGCTCTGACAGCTACTAGGGATCGTAGACAGGTGTAGAGAGGGCAGTGGATCCCCACACATTCCACTATTACAACTTTGTGTAATGTGTACTTGTTGGCCTGATCAGTACCTGCCTCTCTTAATGGCACAGGAGCTCCAAGAGGACAGGACCTTGCTCGTCTTATCTATTGCTGAATCCCGGGAGCTCAGAACAATGCCTGCCACTCAGAATACTTATtttgagaccaaaaaaaaaaaaaaaaaaaaaaaagtatatcccAGCCAGGTGCAcccctataattccagcattagagaggcagaggcaggaggttcaggagtttgaagtcagccttggTTTCACGATGAGTTGAAGGTCTGCCTGGGTCACGTAGTGATAagctatctcaaaagacaaaaagtgTATTGTAGGACGTGGAATGCTGAGTTGGGGCTCATGGCCTGacctaggcagagagagggagaggacgGCATACTTAAAAGGCCTTATGGCCTTTCAGAAAACAAGTGGGTAGATCAAGGCCAGCACCACTGGGGAGGGGAAATTCACCCACTCTGCTCTACAGTTACCTCATTTTATCCTCTCTTCTGGAACAGGGTGGCAGGACAGGGCGTGCTGGCTCTGACACTCGCAGTAAACTCATGATAACCTCACCAGCTGGAAAAGCCAGGGCTTCAAGGCTTGGCAGGGCGGCAGGCCTTATCCTTCAAAGTGTCTTTCTCCTTGTCCTTCCCTACCCTGTGACAGAacagaggagggatttgatgtgGACAGGGTTATTTATCTATTTCTGAGCCAACCTCAAGAATTGAGgttgtggtggttggaatgagaatggcccccacaggctcatcgatttgaatgcttggtctccagctggcggaactgtttgggaaggattaggaggtgtggtatTATTGGAGGGGATGTGTCGCTGGTTGGGGGGAGTTTTGAGGCACATGCTATTCCCAGATAGCTGCCTTCCCACCCCCCTCTCTGCTTCTCACTTGTGGATttaagctttcagctactgctacagcatcatgcctgcctatAGCTGCCATATATCCTTGCCATgatcatcatggactctaaccaaAACTCTGGTAAGTGGGTAAGCCTCCAATAAactcttttctaagttgccttgatcacggtatcttcacagcaatagaaaagtaactaagacggATTCCAACTGTATAATCAATCACCCTGTGGAGAGTGGACACAATTCATCAAGGGCTGCAATTTCAAATGCCTTAGGCCCAGGCAATAAAAATGACTTCTAGTAGCGCTCATCAGCATTTGTGGAGCTTGCCCAGGATGTGGCTGCCCAGAGGATGAATGACACACTGAGAAATACCCCAGTGTCAAACCACTCAAAAGTATTAAGAGACTGAACTTAATCTACGGGGGGCACTGTGTAACCACTAACAAAGTAATGAATCTGACCGGAACAAGTTTCCTAGAGCCTTGCATGCTCGGGTTCCTCATTCGTAAGACCAGGAAGACAAGATTCCCCATGAGATCATTGTACAGTACAGTGAGGGAGCCATGGAAAAATCATGCACATCAGTCAGACCCTGATGTCACAGCAGTGggcttttgattatttttttaatggtattgtggcgggggggggggtatttaaAATGGGGAtgaaaagatggctcatcagttcaGAGCGAGTATTGCTTtcacagagaaccagagttcaatttCAAGCAACTATGTTGCAGCTGGTTACTAACTACCTGGAACGCTAGCTCCAAGGACATCTCCTCCGGCCTTTGTGGCACATGCAGGTACcaacacatagatacacatatgcataattgAAATAACTAAACAGAAATGTCAATATTTAAcattacatctatttatttgttggtCTGTATGCGTGTGTACAGGCACAAGAGTGTCACAgcatgtttgtggaggtcagagggcaactgtggaagtctgttctctccttgcaCTGTGGGGGTCCTGGGGATTGCACTCACATTGCTGGGCTTAGCAGCAAGAGtcttttacccacagagccatctcagtggcccacaaatattaaaatgtaaaagcgtggtgtgctggctagttttatgtcaacttgacacaaactagagtcatcagagaggagggaacctcaattgagaaaacgcctccataataGGGATGTAGACAgtcctgtagggcattttcttatttagtgattgatgggggaaggcccaggccATggggggtggtgccatccctgggctggtcgtcctgggttttataaggacgcaggctgagcaagccatgaggagcaagccagtaagcagcacccctccacggcctctgcatcagctcctgcctccaggttcctgccctgcttgacttCCTATTCTATCTTTCTTCAGCAATGGACTATGgctatggaaatgtaagccaataaaccctttcctcctcaagttgctttggtggtggtgtttcatcacagtgatagtaaccctaagacacttgGTTAGATGAATGATAGCACAGCTTCCAGCAGtcaattatatttattcattaattattattattaattaacaaTAATGCAAAGTGCAGAACAGTATATACAGTATTGTTGCATCTAGTTAGAAAACAATATTTATAGTGCTCATACATAGTCATATGTAAATACACAcgtaaacatgcacacatatggacAATTTTACAAGATTACATAGGAATAGGTAGAGAGCaggtcggtggtggtgcacacctttaatcccagcactcgggaggcagaggcaggcagctctctgtgagttcgagtccagcctggtctaccaagtgagttccaggacaggctccaaaactacacagagaaaccctggctcaaaaatcaaaacaaaacaacaaaatcaaaacaaaacaaaaataaaaaaagatgctaTCAAGGTTTTACAAGACTGAGCATTGAGACTGACTAGGTGGGTAGGGGTCAAGATCAGAAGTCTTTAAAAATGTAGACTTTAAGACACTTTTCAGAAAAGAGTGTCCTGGGGAAAGCAGTTCAGTTCCTTTTCTTACAGAGATGTAGTATCCACcagctctctctgcttttccttttgaCTTTACCCCTAAAGACCCCTCTACTTCCTGCATATCCATATCCAGCATCACAGGAGAGGGAGGGGCGGGAGTGGGGGAGCATCCATCGGGGGATAAGGCAAGTTCCTGTGTGCAAAGCAAAGAAGTTCATTGGAACTGAAAATGTATAAAAGCATTTCCTTGTTCAGTGAGTCCTTCTGTGACTTTAGAATAGAGAGAAGCTTTGTCGCTTTCTCAAATGCTCTGGAAGAGGCTGAAAGGGGATGTGAgagcaatgaaaagaaagaggCCCCAGTGTCTTCGTGAAGCTCCTCGCACAGGAAAAGAGACACAGAGGGGAAACCTAGAGTTAGAGTCTGCAAAGGCACAGCAACAGTTTCAGCGTTTGGGGCTGGGTAGTTGGCTGTCAAGTGGCTGCTGTACAAACATGAGGGACCCagatttggatccccagcaccaataTAAAAAGA
This window harbors:
- the Slc24a1 gene encoding sodium/potassium/calcium exchanger 1, with protein sequence MGKLLRMGTQERRLSRRPKRLHWSRLFFLLGMLIIGSTYQHLRRPQNSPSMWTKVSPQQPIKLASRDLPSDEMIAVGSDPPEASSEVDGEMLAPPNTVIRDEATPSITMEDTPSPPRTAKITPTSPKNNYSPIAAGPERETENTPSTPSRASYHFISSSGRERIRSYTPVPRGERRNSIPTHSREKRRKYTSSPAGAPSDTTPTTPEKDSKAMATYRLLETRPPERTAEETVAASFKRVVPNTPTFLTPEVEASLLTSPSLVEESTLVSPRREEHISSTGPQGAAPQHSPATSEEEETVNTRMGHTPATIQAATVAWRISNPLSRTSVPTIRITSATNRELAKRPPTAPSALVTPKGKALLTTQVHGCVVVEPAPAVPMTSSPSMTDILFPEAPSSSPSALPPGWPNIHHKAEYPPDLFSVEDRRQGWVALHIFGMMYVFVALAIVCDEYFVPALGVITDKLQISEDVAGATFMAAGGSAPELFTSLIGVFISHSNVGIGTIVGSAVFNILFVIGTCALFSREILNLTWWPLFRDVSFYILDLSMLILFFLDSLIAWWESLLLLLAYALYVFTMKWNKQIELWVKEQLSRRPVAKVMALGDLSKPSDGAAATVEENEPQDNERLKLPSVLTRGSSSASLHNSIIRSTIYHLMLHSLDPLGEARPSKDKQDSLNQEARAHPQTKAEGNPDEEEPAQLPAVTVTPAPAPDAKGDQEEEDPGCQEDAGEAEHTGDMTREEGETEAEGKEDEEGETEAQGKEDEEGETEAEGKEDEHEGETEAEGKVVDLEGETEAEGKEDEQEGETEAEGKVVDLEGETEAEGKENEQEGETEAEEKEDEQEGETEAERNNEQEGETEAEGKIVELEEETEAEGKVVELEGETEAEGKEDEQEGETEAEGKEDEHQGEGGIQADDAEVKAGEGETEADAENPCETTQGEEGADGEGGSDGEDSGEEEDDEEEEEEEEEEEEEESEEPLSLEWPESRQKQAIYLFLLPIVFPLWLTVPDVRRQESRKFFVITFLGSIIWIAMFSYLMVWWAHQVGETIGISEEIMGLTILAAGTSIPDLITSVIVARKGLGDMAVSSSVGSNIFDITVGLPVPWLLFSLINTLQPVPVSSNGLFCAIVLLFLMLLFVIFSIASCKWRMNKILGFTMFLLYFVFLVISVMLEDRIISCPVSV